In Anopheles bellator chromosome 2, idAnoBellAS_SP24_06.2, whole genome shotgun sequence, the genomic stretch TGTGTTCGCACTCATCGCCTACTGCGTTCGATCGGAAAAGGCGTCCGATAAGTACACCAAAAAGGCAAACGTACTGCCAGACTCGGAGATCTATGAGCCTGATTTTCGCAACATTCAGCGACCGTTTCGGATGGCCAAGCTGAATCTCGTTTGGACGAAAGCCCAACAGGTTGGCACTCTTTGCACGATTACGACGGGTTTGTTTATACACTCTCAACTTTTTCTAGCGACTTACCGAACCGAAGTTGAAGTCGCTGTATACCGAACTTAAGCTGCACGATAAGGAAGAGATCACCTACAagcagctgaaggagaaagaTAAAGATGGGCTGAAGGAGGCCCAGCTCCGGGAGAAGCTGGTACGCATCATGAGCACCTACGGGTTGCTGGAGCACTTTGACGAAACGCAGGATCCCGAGAAgtacaaacaacacaaaccgGCCAACGGGGCCAAGGATGCGTACAAAAACAAGAGTCTGTTCAAGGACAAGAAGCTGAACAAATTGTGGGACAAGGCGGAAACGGCCGGCTTCACGACGGAGGAGCTGGACGCGCTGCGGGAAGAGTTTGAGCACCACCAAACGAAGATTGATGTTTATTACAATTTGCTCGAGCAGCTCGGTGATGATACCGATCCGGGCCAGGACGATGATGCGCATCTGAATGcgatcaacgacgacgagcaggaTCGCTATAATGAGATCGATCGGGGCgaggaaccggcaccggcaccggccaacaaGCAGCACGCGTACCTGCATAAATCGAACCAACTGCGTGATAAGCACCGCGACATTCGCGACAATTTCGATCGCTTGGAGCGCATCTCCTCGCAGGGTCCGAAGAGTCAAGATTTTGTCGAGCCGAAGGTGCAGGGCCTCTGGCGGGTGGCACTGGCCAGTGACTTTAGTGCGGACGAGCTGGCTTCGCTCAAGGTGGAACTGCTACATTACGAAAGTCGGCTGCTGAAGTTGCGCACCATGCACGCGGAACATGCGCTCAGCATCGAGaagcacaaacacagcgaTGCGAAAGCGGACACGCACAAACTGATGGAGGACAACATCAAGAAGCAGACGCGCAAGGTGGAAAAGATACAGGAAGAGGTGGAGCGAAGAATCTTCAAACACTCGGAACTCTAGGCGGGCACGCTTCACTCGAATTAACATTTGTAGGGAACTGGCCAAGAATATCAAAGCAATGGTTAAAAAGAGAACGTTAAGAAAGTTTGTGGTGATTTTTCAACCACTAGAAAGAGATCGGAGGAAAATCATCAATTGAATAAAACACAACCATTTCAACAGTGTTTCACacgattgttgttttttaccTGCTTCATTACTTataattttcc encodes the following:
- the LOC131209713 gene encoding alpha-2-macroglobulin receptor-associated protein, which codes for MSFRHLLVFALIAYCVRSEKASDKYTKKANVLPDSEIYEPDFRNIQRPFRMAKLNLVWTKAQQRLTEPKLKSLYTELKLHDKEEITYKQLKEKDKDGLKEAQLREKLVRIMSTYGLLEHFDETQDPEKYKQHKPANGAKDAYKNKSLFKDKKLNKLWDKAETAGFTTEELDALREEFEHHQTKIDVYYNLLEQLGDDTDPGQDDDAHLNAINDDEQDRYNEIDRGEEPAPAPANKQHAYLHKSNQLRDKHRDIRDNFDRLERISSQGPKSQDFVEPKVQGLWRVALASDFSADELASLKVELLHYESRLLKLRTMHAEHALSIEKHKHSDAKADTHKLMEDNIKKQTRKVEKIQEEVERRIFKHSEL